One stretch of Microbacterium terrae DNA includes these proteins:
- a CDS encoding pyridoxamine 5'-phosphate oxidase family protein has protein sequence MTAFVLDERVERDARALDRLRSEAIGWLGTNGRDGFPHAVPVWFLWHDDAVIVFVQPGSAKAKNLRADARALFHLEAGDDGEQMHVLQGTVEISHADAASWISRIGEAYLGKYATGIAGLGSTPERMWADYSMVVVFRPHKLIAW, from the coding sequence GTGACCGCCTTCGTCCTCGACGAGAGGGTGGAGCGCGACGCCCGGGCGCTCGATCGCCTGCGGTCGGAGGCGATCGGCTGGCTCGGCACGAACGGCCGCGACGGGTTCCCGCACGCCGTGCCGGTGTGGTTCCTGTGGCACGACGACGCGGTGATCGTGTTCGTGCAGCCCGGATCGGCGAAGGCGAAGAACCTGCGGGCCGACGCGCGGGCGCTGTTCCACCTCGAGGCCGGCGACGACGGCGAGCAGATGCACGTGCTGCAGGGCACAGTCGAGATCTCGCACGCGGATGCCGCATCGTGGATCAGCCGCATCGGCGAGGCCTACCTCGGCAAGTACGCCACCGGCATCGCCGGGCTCGGCTCGACGCCCGAGCGCATGTGGGCCGACTACTCGATGGTCGTGGTCTTCCGGCCGCACAAGCTCATCGCCTGGTAG
- the pheA gene encoding prephenate dehydratase — translation MTSEPAVAASEPARRTYSYLGPAGTFTEAALAQVPEARGQVWRPVRNVGEALADVVEGRSDAAMIAIENSVDGGVSTAQDALATVPGLRIVGEYLVPVEFVLVGRPGAALADVSLVAAHPVAYAQCLQWLTNALPGHAHIPAASNVASAMGLLDGSSDADAAIAPPGILEHHELELLASNIGDNANAVTRFVLVSRTVAPQPQTGADKTSLIVELPDDHPGALLEMLEQFATRGINLSLLASRPIGDALGRYRFVIDADGHIADERMADALMGLRRFSPRVIFLGSYPRADRAVVRYPDRYSDDVFVEARDWLRGLISGEPGDLT, via the coding sequence GTGACTTCCGAGCCTGCCGTCGCGGCATCCGAGCCCGCCCGCCGCACGTACAGCTACCTCGGCCCGGCCGGAACGTTCACCGAGGCGGCTCTCGCCCAGGTTCCCGAGGCTCGCGGCCAGGTGTGGCGGCCGGTGCGCAACGTCGGCGAGGCGCTCGCCGACGTCGTCGAGGGCCGGTCGGATGCCGCCATGATCGCGATCGAGAACTCGGTCGACGGCGGCGTCTCCACCGCGCAGGACGCGCTCGCAACGGTGCCGGGCCTGCGGATCGTGGGGGAGTACCTCGTGCCCGTCGAGTTCGTGCTCGTGGGACGCCCCGGTGCCGCGCTCGCCGACGTGTCGCTCGTGGCCGCGCATCCGGTCGCCTACGCGCAGTGCCTGCAGTGGCTCACGAACGCCCTCCCGGGCCACGCCCACATCCCCGCCGCCAGCAACGTCGCGAGCGCCATGGGGCTCCTCGACGGTTCGAGCGACGCCGATGCGGCGATCGCGCCGCCCGGCATCCTCGAGCACCACGAGCTCGAGCTGCTCGCCTCGAACATCGGCGACAACGCCAACGCGGTCACGCGTTTCGTGCTGGTGAGCCGCACCGTCGCCCCGCAGCCGCAGACCGGCGCCGACAAGACCTCGCTCATCGTGGAGCTGCCCGACGATCACCCCGGCGCGCTTCTTGAGATGCTCGAGCAGTTCGCCACCCGGGGGATCAACCTGTCGCTGCTCGCATCACGGCCGATCGGCGACGCCCTCGGGCGGTATCGGTTCGTGATCGACGCCGACGGCCACATCGCCGACGAGCGCATGGCCGATGCGCTGATGGGGCTGCGGCGCTTCAGCCCGCGCGTGATCTTCCTCGGGTCGTACCCGCGCGCCGACCGTGCCGTCGTGCGCTACCCCGACCGCTACTCCGACGATGTGTTCGTCGAGGCCCGCGACTGGCTCCGCGGCCTCATCTCGGGCGAGCCCGGAGACCTGACGTGA
- a CDS encoding class I SAM-dependent methyltransferase codes for MSGTSDPMNAEQFAERMLDATLGWIDVMAAYLGDRLGWYRSLVDEGPATYPELAARTATAPRYAREWLEQQAVSGILTVDAPDAAPELRRYTLPPAAAEVLTDAGSLAYLGPMPRLFAATASVLPELLDAYRTGGGVGWERLGADAREAQAGLNRPWFGELADAFSGVDAIQSVLSAPGARIADIGMGGGWSSIALAQAYPELVVEGFDIDEASIELARRNADDAGVSDRVSFRNADGDGLANHGRFDAAFAFECIHDMARPADVLAAMRLAVREGGPVVIMDEAVAERFGAPGDELERLMYGFSLFCCLPDGLSHASSVGTGTVMRPDTLRGYARGAGFADVEILPIEDFSFFRFYSLTR; via the coding sequence ATGAGCGGAACATCCGACCCGATGAACGCGGAGCAGTTCGCCGAGCGGATGCTCGACGCGACGCTCGGCTGGATCGACGTCATGGCGGCGTACCTCGGCGACCGGCTCGGGTGGTACCGCAGCCTGGTCGACGAGGGACCGGCCACCTATCCGGAGCTCGCCGCGCGCACGGCGACTGCGCCCCGCTACGCCCGGGAATGGCTCGAGCAGCAGGCTGTGTCGGGCATCCTGACCGTGGATGCTCCGGATGCCGCGCCCGAACTGCGCCGCTACACCCTGCCTCCTGCAGCGGCCGAGGTGCTCACCGATGCCGGCAGCCTCGCCTACCTCGGGCCGATGCCGCGGCTGTTCGCCGCGACCGCGTCGGTGCTCCCTGAGCTGCTCGACGCGTACCGCACCGGCGGCGGCGTCGGGTGGGAGCGCCTCGGCGCCGACGCCCGCGAGGCGCAGGCGGGGCTGAACCGGCCGTGGTTCGGTGAACTCGCCGACGCGTTCTCCGGCGTGGACGCGATCCAGTCCGTGCTGTCGGCCCCGGGAGCACGGATCGCCGACATCGGCATGGGCGGAGGCTGGTCGTCGATCGCCCTGGCCCAGGCCTACCCGGAGCTCGTCGTGGAGGGCTTCGACATCGACGAGGCGTCGATCGAGCTCGCCCGCCGCAACGCCGACGACGCCGGGGTGTCGGACCGGGTGAGCTTCCGCAACGCCGACGGTGACGGCCTCGCGAACCACGGACGGTTCGACGCGGCGTTCGCGTTCGAGTGCATCCACGACATGGCGCGTCCCGCTGACGTTCTCGCCGCGATGCGCCTCGCCGTGCGCGAGGGCGGACCGGTCGTCATCATGGACGAGGCGGTGGCGGAGCGCTTCGGGGCACCGGGCGACGAGCTCGAGCGGCTGATGTACGGCTTCAGCCTGTTCTGCTGCCTCCCCGACGGCCTGTCGCACGCGTCGAGCGTCGGCACCGGCACGGTGATGCGCCCCGACACGCTCCGCGGCTACGCCCGAGGGGCCGGCTTCGCCGACGTCGAGATCCTGCCCATCGAGGACTTCAGCTTCTTCCGGTTCTACTCCCTGACGCGCTGA
- a CDS encoding class II aldolase/adducin family protein — protein sequence MTGTDSRLRADVVGVAHSLFARGYTHGSTGNVSARTERGILVTPTGVSLGVVTPEDLSLIDLDGTHLDGPAPTKEAFLHAAVLAARPQDGAVVHTHSLYSAALSALAGLDERDVLPRLTAYYTMRIERLPLLPYYAPGDDGLGPLARAEAASTNALLLRNHGPVVSAKDVRAAADALEELEQTARLHFITSGRELHLVP from the coding sequence ATGACGGGCACTGACAGCCGCCTCCGCGCGGACGTCGTGGGGGTCGCGCACTCGCTCTTCGCGCGCGGGTACACACACGGCAGCACCGGCAACGTATCGGCACGGACGGAGCGAGGCATCCTCGTCACTCCCACCGGCGTGAGCCTCGGCGTGGTGACGCCGGAGGATCTGTCGCTCATCGATCTCGACGGCACGCACCTCGACGGCCCTGCGCCGACGAAGGAGGCGTTTCTCCATGCCGCCGTGCTCGCGGCGCGGCCGCAGGACGGCGCGGTGGTCCATACGCACTCGCTGTACTCCGCGGCGCTGTCCGCCCTCGCCGGTCTCGACGAGCGCGACGTGCTCCCCCGCCTCACGGCGTACTACACGATGCGCATCGAGCGGCTGCCGCTGCTGCCGTACTACGCGCCCGGTGACGACGGGCTCGGCCCGCTCGCCCGCGCGGAGGCGGCGTCCACCAACGCTCTCCTGCTGCGCAACCACGGACCGGTCGTCTCGGCGAAGGACGTCCGCGCCGCGGCCGACGCGCTCGAGGAGCTCGAGCAGACGGCGCGGCTGCACTTCATCACGTCGGGTCGCGAGCTGCACCTCGTCCCCTGA
- a CDS encoding MsnO8 family LLM class oxidoreductase, whose product MSTATPAPDQSALSLSVLDLVPVRTGQTSAQAVAASLALAATADRLGFRRFWFAEHHNMPAVASTTPPVLAAAAAARTTRIRVGSGGVMLPNHSPLVVAEQFAALEALAPGRVDLGIGRAPGSDPVITQMLRQSGTTSDVERFPEHVRDIAALVSPEGASLRFTSGGTYDVHATPAATGAPEVWLLGSSDYSAQLAASFGLPYVFANHFSGQGLERALDLYRTQFQPSEHLSAPRTFLTANAVAAPTAEEAEARSLPNQRMMARLRTNKPLVPAETVEQALAGAADFDGLATEIMASARTGWFVGTGADVASALTAFAAKHGVDEVMISPIAGAYDAEPMDAAIGRTQTLELIAAALGL is encoded by the coding sequence ATGAGCACCGCGACCCCCGCCCCCGACCAGTCCGCCCTCTCCCTCTCGGTCCTCGACCTGGTTCCGGTGCGCACCGGGCAGACCAGCGCACAGGCGGTCGCAGCATCCCTCGCCCTCGCCGCGACGGCGGATCGACTCGGATTCCGGCGGTTCTGGTTCGCCGAGCACCACAACATGCCGGCGGTCGCGTCGACCACACCGCCGGTGCTCGCCGCCGCGGCGGCCGCCCGCACCACCCGCATCCGCGTCGGCTCGGGCGGCGTGATGCTCCCCAACCACTCGCCACTCGTCGTGGCCGAGCAGTTCGCGGCGCTCGAGGCGCTCGCGCCGGGTCGCGTCGACCTCGGCATCGGTCGCGCCCCCGGCTCCGACCCGGTGATCACGCAGATGCTGCGCCAGTCGGGCACCACGAGCGACGTCGAGCGCTTCCCCGAGCACGTGCGCGACATCGCCGCCCTCGTCTCACCCGAGGGCGCATCGCTGCGATTCACCAGCGGGGGCACGTACGACGTGCACGCGACACCGGCGGCGACCGGCGCACCCGAGGTGTGGCTGCTCGGCTCGAGCGACTACTCGGCACAGCTCGCCGCCTCGTTCGGGCTGCCGTACGTGTTCGCGAACCACTTCTCGGGTCAGGGGCTCGAGCGCGCGCTCGACCTCTACCGCACCCAGTTCCAGCCGTCGGAGCACCTGTCGGCTCCCCGCACCTTCCTCACCGCGAACGCGGTGGCGGCGCCCACAGCCGAAGAAGCGGAAGCACGGTCGCTGCCCAACCAGCGCATGATGGCGCGGCTGCGCACGAACAAGCCGCTCGTCCCGGCCGAGACCGTCGAGCAGGCGCTCGCCGGCGCCGCCGATTTCGACGGGCTCGCCACCGAGATCATGGCGTCCGCCCGCACGGGCTGGTTCGTCGGCACGGGCGCCGACGTCGCGAGCGCCCTCACGGCGTTCGCCGCGAAGCACGGGGTGGACGAGGTGATGATCTCGCCGATCGCCGGCGCCTACGATGCGGAGCCGATGGATGCCGCGATCGGCCGCACGCAGACGCTCGAGCTCATCGCGGCCGCGCTCGGGCTCTGA
- a CDS encoding CitMHS family transporter has product MITLFAWLTILVFMTLIMLKRIHPFVGLALVPIVFAIVGAFFGIFTDSVATYLEMAPADVTLLNQFQAIGDWSLDGMIQTSKTAFMLLFAILFFSVMLTVGLFDPVTKQILRIAKGDPLKILVGTGIISAVVSLSGDGTTTTLIVCSALIPIYRKLGLRLMDLAVILILMNTILNLLPWSGPTARMLAVLPEVTANEILQALLLPMALSIAFMLLVCVYRGLRERKRLGISELTNAEIDELMESRKLDSGVMTVTRNRTIMTINAVLTIGALTVLMMGLFEPVFIFLFGTLIAMAINFPVIPELKKFLDSVSADVLATVIMVIAAGVFMGIFTNSGMSTAVANSLVDVFPPAFGDSWPFVVALVSAPGGFFISNDAFFYGVLPVLAEAGQQYGFSQFDMGYASLMGQAFHMLSPLTAFIYLLLNLTKVDMGEWQRSAGKWAAGIFVIMIGTSFATGAIPVPVLPVGSWQFWLVVVAFVAVVAAIVTLVERRRRKRRAMAGESPQSEKTDAHDREESVPAS; this is encoded by the coding sequence GTGATCACCCTGTTCGCGTGGCTCACGATCCTCGTCTTCATGACGTTGATCATGCTCAAGCGCATCCACCCGTTCGTCGGGCTCGCCCTCGTGCCGATCGTGTTCGCCATCGTCGGCGCGTTCTTCGGCATCTTCACCGATTCGGTCGCGACCTACCTCGAGATGGCGCCCGCCGATGTGACGCTGCTCAACCAGTTCCAGGCCATTGGCGACTGGTCGCTCGACGGCATGATCCAGACGTCGAAGACGGCGTTCATGCTGCTCTTCGCCATCCTGTTCTTCTCGGTGATGCTCACCGTCGGGCTGTTCGATCCGGTGACCAAGCAGATCCTGCGGATCGCGAAGGGTGACCCCCTGAAGATCCTCGTCGGAACGGGGATCATCTCGGCGGTCGTCTCGCTCTCCGGCGACGGCACGACGACGACTCTGATCGTCTGCTCGGCCCTCATCCCGATCTACCGCAAGCTCGGCCTCAGGCTCATGGACCTCGCGGTGATCCTGATCCTGATGAACACGATCCTGAACCTGCTCCCGTGGAGCGGCCCGACGGCGCGAATGCTGGCGGTCCTCCCCGAGGTGACGGCCAACGAGATCTTGCAGGCGCTGCTGCTGCCGATGGCGCTGTCGATCGCGTTCATGCTGCTGGTGTGCGTCTACCGCGGCTTGCGCGAGCGCAAGCGACTCGGCATCTCGGAACTCACCAACGCCGAGATCGACGAGCTGATGGAGTCCCGCAAGCTCGACAGCGGCGTCATGACCGTGACGCGCAACCGCACGATCATGACGATCAACGCCGTGCTCACCATCGGCGCGCTCACGGTGCTGATGATGGGTCTGTTCGAGCCGGTGTTCATCTTCCTCTTCGGCACGCTCATCGCGATGGCGATCAACTTCCCGGTGATCCCCGAGCTGAAGAAGTTCCTCGACTCGGTGTCGGCCGACGTGCTGGCCACCGTGATCATGGTCATCGCCGCAGGTGTGTTTATGGGCATCTTCACCAACTCGGGCATGTCGACGGCCGTCGCCAACAGCCTCGTCGACGTCTTCCCGCCGGCGTTCGGCGACTCCTGGCCGTTCGTCGTCGCGCTGGTGTCGGCCCCGGGCGGGTTCTTCATCTCGAACGACGCGTTCTTCTACGGGGTGCTGCCGGTGCTCGCCGAGGCCGGCCAGCAGTACGGGTTCTCGCAGTTCGACATGGGGTACGCCTCACTGATGGGACAGGCGTTCCACATGCTGAGCCCGCTGACGGCGTTCATCTACCTGCTGCTCAACCTCACGAAGGTCGACATGGGCGAGTGGCAGCGCAGCGCCGGCAAGTGGGCAGCGGGCATCTTCGTGATTATGATCGGCACATCGTTCGCGACCGGAGCGATCCCGGTGCCGGTGCTCCCGGTCGGCTCGTGGCAGTTCTGGCTCGTGGTGGTGGCGTTCGTCGCCGTCGTCGCGGCGATCGTGACTCTGGTCGAGCGGCGCCGTCGCAAGCGCCGCGCGATGGCCGGCGAGTCGCCGCAGTCCGAGAAGACCGACGCGCATGACCGCGAGGAGTCCGTGCCCGCGAGCTGA
- a CDS encoding FadR/GntR family transcriptional regulator, with product MTTEVPDSAERRRGRPPRAAGAVEGLREITFSPVEPPSNEIARAIIDYILSGHVAAGDKLPSERQFAESFGIGRSIVREALKSLGLLGVVEFRHGGGTYFRGADSVFLPRVIEWGLLLGGRQASDLVEARKFLEQATARLAAERRTPEQLEAIEAALAAMERAVTTEQFVDADVAFHLAIADAAGNEALGNMLKSIAALLRVWIHRVMSAAETFEPSYREHVPVYEAIRDGDPEGAEAYMRTHMRLAGGRLIDTLSTASADGGGPDAD from the coding sequence ATGACCACTGAGGTTCCCGATTCAGCCGAGCGTCGTCGCGGGCGCCCGCCGCGGGCTGCGGGTGCCGTCGAAGGGCTGCGGGAGATCACCTTCTCGCCGGTCGAGCCGCCGTCCAACGAGATCGCCCGTGCGATCATCGACTACATCCTGTCGGGGCATGTGGCCGCGGGCGACAAGCTCCCCTCGGAGCGGCAGTTCGCCGAGTCGTTCGGGATCGGTCGATCCATCGTGCGCGAGGCGCTCAAATCGCTGGGACTCCTGGGCGTGGTCGAGTTCCGCCACGGCGGTGGAACCTACTTCCGCGGTGCCGACTCGGTGTTCCTCCCGCGGGTCATCGAGTGGGGGCTGCTGCTGGGCGGCCGCCAGGCGTCCGACCTCGTCGAGGCCCGGAAGTTCCTGGAACAGGCCACGGCTCGCCTCGCCGCCGAACGCCGCACGCCCGAGCAGCTGGAGGCGATCGAAGCGGCGCTCGCCGCCATGGAGCGCGCCGTCACCACCGAGCAGTTCGTCGATGCCGATGTCGCGTTCCACCTCGCCATCGCCGATGCCGCGGGCAACGAGGCGCTCGGCAACATGCTGAAGTCGATCGCCGCTCTGCTGCGGGTCTGGATCCATCGCGTGATGTCGGCCGCAGAGACGTTCGAGCCCTCGTACCGCGAGCACGTCCCGGTCTACGAGGCGATTCGCGACGGCGACCCGGAGGGGGCGGAGGCGTACATGCGGACGCACATGCGCCTCGCCGGCGGACGCCTCATCGACACCCTCTCGACGGCCTCCGCCGACGGGGGCGGACCCGACGCGGACTGA
- a CDS encoding SAF domain-containing protein, producing the protein MIYHHLFNRTDHPVVTAAVIGAGQYSTAVVTQAAYTPGLTVRVVADINLENAIGAYLKSGLTTDDFAYADTAEAAQAILDGGGRVVTDRADIVALLPAIDIVCEGTGIPEASARYARDAIAAGKHVAMVTKDTDVTVGPELRALAVEAGVVYTPVDGDQHGLLVQLVEWAKLVGLDVIAAGKATDGEYIYDPEASTVRIHTDKKIHAPFVEEITVAPEDRKWLAKIPEGESFRYIEERRRILARLPQPGSYDLCEMAIAANYLGFAPQVDTLEHAPLRITEIPVAYALVGDGGIYAAPGAIDLATCLRTPDESGLGGGVWITVRAENEYSNHILTTKGQIANADGTATVIYRPYHLCGVETSVSLLAAVQLGVDTGAETYRPHFDLIKVAAHDIKAGDVFGNDHSPQTTARIVPAARIAADNAAAAHLLTGNRATRDIPAGTVITYDMVERPEASALWELREQQDDRFELAEAGLPAGVAR; encoded by the coding sequence GTGATCTATCACCACCTGTTCAACCGCACGGATCACCCCGTCGTGACCGCCGCAGTGATCGGCGCCGGCCAGTACTCGACGGCCGTGGTGACCCAGGCGGCGTACACGCCCGGACTCACGGTCCGCGTCGTCGCCGACATCAACCTCGAGAACGCGATCGGCGCCTACCTCAAGTCCGGACTCACGACCGACGACTTCGCGTATGCCGACACCGCTGAGGCCGCGCAGGCGATCCTCGACGGCGGCGGACGTGTCGTCACCGACCGGGCCGACATCGTGGCACTCCTGCCCGCCATCGACATCGTCTGCGAAGGCACCGGCATCCCCGAGGCGAGCGCCCGCTACGCCCGCGACGCGATCGCCGCCGGCAAGCACGTCGCGATGGTCACGAAAGACACCGATGTCACCGTCGGTCCCGAGCTTCGCGCGCTCGCCGTCGAAGCCGGCGTCGTCTACACGCCCGTCGACGGCGATCAGCACGGTCTGCTCGTGCAGCTGGTGGAGTGGGCGAAGCTGGTCGGCCTCGACGTGATCGCCGCCGGCAAGGCCACCGACGGTGAGTACATCTACGACCCCGAAGCCTCGACGGTGCGCATCCACACCGACAAGAAGATCCACGCGCCGTTCGTCGAGGAGATCACGGTTGCTCCGGAGGATCGCAAGTGGCTCGCGAAGATCCCGGAGGGGGAGTCGTTCCGCTACATCGAGGAGCGCCGCCGGATCCTCGCCCGGCTTCCGCAGCCCGGCTCGTACGACCTGTGCGAGATGGCGATCGCCGCCAACTACCTCGGCTTCGCGCCGCAGGTGGACACGCTCGAGCACGCGCCCCTCCGGATCACCGAGATCCCCGTCGCCTACGCTCTCGTCGGCGACGGCGGCATCTACGCGGCGCCCGGCGCGATCGATCTGGCGACGTGCCTGCGCACCCCCGACGAGTCGGGACTCGGGGGCGGCGTATGGATCACCGTGCGCGCCGAGAACGAGTACTCGAACCACATCCTCACCACCAAGGGGCAGATCGCGAACGCCGATGGCACCGCGACGGTCATCTACCGCCCGTACCACCTCTGTGGAGTCGAGACCTCGGTGAGCCTCCTCGCCGCCGTGCAGCTCGGCGTCGACACGGGTGCCGAGACCTACCGTCCGCACTTCGACCTCATCAAAGTCGCCGCGCACGACATCAAGGCCGGCGACGTCTTCGGCAACGACCACAGCCCGCAGACCACGGCGCGCATCGTCCCGGCGGCGCGCATCGCCGCAGACAACGCGGCAGCCGCGCACCTGCTCACCGGCAATCGCGCCACGCGCGACATCCCCGCCGGAACGGTCATCACCTACGACATGGTCGAGCGCCCGGAGGCGTCGGCGCTCTGGGAGTTGCGCGAGCAGCAGGACGACCGCTTCGAGCTCGCCGAGGCTGGCCTTCCCGCCGGCGTCGCCCGCTGA
- a CDS encoding NADPH-dependent F420 reductase has product MRLTMTTIGIIGAGHIGSALAQAFSGLGYDVVISNSRGPETLAELVAGLGDNVRAATATDSAAAADIAVVTVPLKALDQVPVAPLAGKVVLDTNNYYFERDGHIDALDRGETTTSELLQQHLPTSHVVKAFNHLYASDINTTGLPAGDPDRRALGTASDHDEAVALVTDLYDRLGFDTVNVGPLSESWRLERDRPAYVVRQTAAELRENAAKANRLP; this is encoded by the coding sequence TTGCGCCTCACCATGACAACGATCGGAATCATCGGTGCAGGACACATCGGCAGCGCGCTCGCCCAGGCCTTCTCGGGTCTCGGCTACGACGTGGTGATCTCGAACTCGCGCGGGCCGGAGACGCTCGCGGAGCTCGTCGCGGGGCTGGGCGACAACGTCAGGGCGGCGACGGCGACGGATTCCGCGGCCGCAGCCGACATCGCGGTCGTGACGGTTCCGCTGAAGGCCCTCGACCAGGTGCCGGTGGCCCCGCTCGCCGGCAAGGTCGTGCTCGACACGAACAACTACTACTTCGAGCGCGACGGCCACATCGACGCGCTCGACCGCGGCGAGACGACAACCTCGGAACTGCTGCAGCAGCACCTGCCGACCTCGCACGTCGTCAAGGCGTTCAACCACCTCTACGCGTCCGACATCAACACGACGGGCCTGCCCGCGGGCGACCCCGACCGCCGTGCGCTCGGCACCGCGAGCGACCACGACGAGGCGGTCGCCCTCGTCACCGACCTGTACGACCGGCTCGGCTTCGACACCGTGAACGTCGGGCCGCTCAGCGAATCGTGGCGTCTCGAGCGCGACCGCCCGGCGTACGTGGTGCGCCAGACCGCCGCCGAGCTGCGCGAGAACGCGGCGAAGGCGAACCGGCTCCCCTGA
- a CDS encoding aspartate/glutamate racemase family protein — MVLDTPRIAVISAVSAAIGPAASAIDANVTGVEVWNILDDRLLTDARAHGIRTEERERMGRLIDHAVRGGADGVLVTCSLYGSVVRSLAGHIDVPVLTADDAAFAEIAELDYSRIILVAPLAEALEDSTARLRASLPRHSALTIVGVIAEGAHTATSPLALAESIAAATAPVRDSADAIFLAQYSLAPAAEAVAELTGLPVITTPGSAARSLASLVAHERASA; from the coding sequence GTGGTTCTCGACACTCCCCGCATCGCGGTGATCAGCGCCGTGTCCGCGGCGATCGGTCCGGCCGCATCCGCCATCGACGCCAACGTGACCGGCGTCGAGGTGTGGAACATCCTCGACGATCGTCTCCTGACCGACGCCCGCGCCCACGGGATCCGCACCGAGGAACGCGAACGGATGGGTCGCCTCATCGATCACGCGGTGCGCGGTGGAGCCGACGGCGTGCTCGTGACCTGCTCTCTCTACGGCAGCGTCGTTCGCTCGCTCGCCGGTCACATCGACGTGCCCGTGCTCACGGCCGACGATGCGGCGTTCGCCGAGATCGCGGAGCTCGACTACTCCCGCATCATCCTGGTCGCTCCCCTCGCCGAGGCGCTCGAGGACTCCACCGCACGCCTGCGCGCCTCGCTGCCGCGCCACTCGGCGCTCACGATCGTCGGCGTGATCGCCGAGGGTGCCCACACCGCGACGAGCCCGCTCGCGCTGGCGGAGAGCATCGCCGCCGCGACGGCTCCGGTCCGCGACTCCGCCGACGCGATCTTCCTCGCTCAGTACTCGCTCGCGCCCGCCGCGGAGGCGGTGGCCGAGCTCACGGGGCTGCCCGTCATCACGACGCCCGGAAGCGCTGCGCGCTCGCTCGCGTCGCTCGTGGCACACGAAAGGGCGAGCGCATGA
- the otnK gene encoding 3-oxo-tetronate kinase: protein MIGAIADDFTGATDVAVAFRRAGMRTLVYFGIPGHAIDAPADAVVIALKTRTVPVDDAVSESTAAARWLQENGATQLYFKYCSTFDSRPEGNIGPVADALADLSGARVTPIVPSSPPHRRTQYMGNLFVGRQLLSQSPMRHHPLTPMRKSSVADLLAPQTARPIALLDLEEVREGSAALRQRVEALPDRSYAVIDAIDDVDLLHVARAFIDEPLLTGAAGLAAALGAVALERRATAYSGLDSAPADIDPSLPGVALAGSCSARTLQQIAIMAERGHPALHVRAERDARPEDLAADALAWIDQQDLADGPLVYSSLPPAELREVQERLGVAEASTLLETTMGLVARGLVERGVTRIVVAGGETSGAVVQALAVDGAEIGLEAAPGVPWIRTLGPRPLTLLLKSGNFGDENLLADAVGGERVGGLVA, encoded by the coding sequence ATGATCGGCGCCATCGCGGACGACTTCACCGGCGCGACGGATGTCGCCGTGGCGTTCCGTCGCGCGGGCATGCGGACCCTCGTGTATTTCGGCATCCCCGGCCACGCGATCGACGCGCCCGCCGACGCCGTCGTGATCGCGCTGAAGACGCGCACCGTGCCGGTCGACGACGCGGTCTCGGAGTCGACGGCTGCCGCGCGGTGGCTCCAGGAGAACGGCGCCACCCAGCTGTACTTCAAGTACTGCTCCACCTTCGACTCCCGGCCGGAGGGGAACATCGGCCCGGTGGCCGACGCACTCGCCGACCTCAGCGGGGCGCGTGTGACGCCGATCGTGCCGAGCTCTCCCCCGCACCGGCGCACGCAGTACATGGGCAACCTCTTCGTCGGGCGCCAGCTGCTGTCGCAGTCGCCGATGCGCCACCATCCGCTCACTCCGATGCGCAAGTCGTCGGTCGCGGATCTGCTCGCACCGCAGACCGCGCGACCGATCGCACTGCTCGATCTGGAGGAGGTGCGGGAGGGCAGCGCCGCCCTGCGACAGCGGGTCGAGGCCCTCCCCGACCGCTCGTACGCCGTCATCGACGCGATCGACGACGTCGATCTCCTCCACGTCGCCCGCGCCTTCATCGACGAGCCGCTCCTGACCGGAGCCGCCGGGCTCGCCGCCGCCCTCGGAGCGGTCGCGCTGGAACGCCGCGCGACCGCATACTCCGGGCTGGATTCCGCGCCCGCCGACATCGATCCGTCGCTTCCCGGGGTCGCCCTGGCCGGCAGCTGCTCGGCCCGCACCCTTCAGCAGATCGCGATCATGGCCGAACGCGGGCATCCCGCGCTCCACGTCCGCGCCGAGCGCGACGCGCGACCCGAGGATCTCGCCGCCGACGCCCTCGCCTGGATCGACCAGCAGGATCTGGCAGACGGCCCGCTCGTGTATTCGTCGCTCCCGCCCGCCGAGCTGCGCGAGGTGCAGGAGCGCCTCGGCGTCGCCGAGGCATCGACACTCCTGGAGACGACGATGGGCCTGGTGGCCCGCGGTCTCGTCGAGCGGGGCGTCACGCGCATCGTGGTCGCCGGCGGTGAGACGTCGGGCGCGGTGGTGCAGGCGCTCGCGGTCGACGGTGCCGAGATCGGCCTCGAAGCGGCCCCGGGCGTTCCCTGGATCCGCACGCTCGGCCCACGTCCGCTCACGCTCCTGCTGAAGTCCGGGAACTTCGGCGACGAGAACCTCCTGGCGGACGCCGTCGGCGGCGAGCGCGTCGGAGGACTGGTCGCATGA